In Funiculus sociatus GB2-C1, a single window of DNA contains:
- a CDS encoding glutathione binding-like protein — MIDLYTFTTPNGRKASVMLEEVELPYNVHKIDITKNEQFTPEFVAINPNSKIPAIIDRDTDMTIFESGAILIYLAEKTGKFLPAEQKGRFQVLEWLMFQMASVGPMFGQLNHFKKFSPEKIPYAIERYEKESLRLYGVLDKQLSEREFICDHYSIADIATFPWVAIYEFQGLTLDNHPNLKRWFETIQQRPAVQRGMKVP; from the coding sequence ATGATTGACCTTTACACCTTCACAACACCAAACGGGCGCAAGGCTTCTGTCATGTTGGAGGAAGTTGAGCTTCCTTACAACGTCCACAAGATTGATATAACCAAAAACGAGCAATTTACTCCAGAATTTGTAGCAATTAATCCCAATAGCAAGATTCCCGCTATTATTGACCGAGACACCGACATGACAATTTTTGAGTCTGGTGCCATCCTGATTTATCTAGCAGAGAAAACTGGCAAATTTCTGCCCGCTGAACAAAAAGGTCGCTTTCAAGTGCTGGAATGGCTAATGTTTCAGATGGCAAGCGTGGGGCCAATGTTTGGTCAATTGAACCACTTTAAAAAGTTTTCCCCAGAAAAGATTCCTTACGCAATTGAACGATATGAAAAAGAAAGCTTGAGGCTTTACGGAGTTTTAGATAAACAACTCTCTGAACGTGAATTTATCTGTGATCACTACTCGATTGCAGATATTGCGACATTTCCTTGGGTTGCCATTTATGAATTTCAAGGTTTAACACTAGATAATCATCCAAATCTCAAACGTTGGTTTGAGACAATTCAGCAGCGTCCGGCTGTGCAACGTGGGATGAAAGTACCATAG